In the genome of Pseudorasbora parva isolate DD20220531a chromosome 10, ASM2467924v1, whole genome shotgun sequence, one region contains:
- the sgms1a gene encoding phosphatidylcholine:ceramide cholinephosphotransferase 1: MKEVRLWTASDVSYWLTDEGMQEYTDALQNVDGPALLRLSEEDFNASPLSLVTGDSGRQLLERIETLRFTSHMKAHKSNNHENSHHTNGHISGSLANGSVSNGKILNGAPKNSLHSDVVRILVPPLPEQERTPYPTEWFKTGVAFLYALCCFLTTTVVISVVHERVPPKEESPPLPDKFFDLFDRVEWAFSICEINGMLLVGLWFTQWLLLKHRSIIGRRFFFIVGTLYLYRCVTMYVTTLPVPGMHFKCSPKLFGDWEAQSRRVMKMMAGGGLSITGSHSLCGDYLYSGHTVMLTLTYLFIKEYSPRRFWWYHWICWCLSAVGIFCILLAHDHYTIDVVVAYFMTTRLFWWYHTMANQQALKENSTGNLFSRVWWFSPFQYFESNVRGIVPRNYQLPFLLRTLTSARVKYSKLDSRES; this comes from the exons ATGAAGGAGGTGAGGCTGTGGACAGCCAGTGACGTATCGTATTGGCTGACCGATGAGGGCATGCAGGAGTACACTGATGCATTACAAAACGTGGATGGCCCTGCCCTCTTGCGACTTTCTGAGGAAGACTTTAACGCCTCGCCTTTGTCCCTGGTCACCGGGGACAGTGGTCGACAACTTTTGGAGCGCATAGAGACTTTACGCTTCACCAGCCACATGAAGGCACACAAGAGCAACAACCATGAAAACAGTCACCACACCAACGGTCACATCAGCGGCTCCCTTGCCAACGGCAGTGTTAGCAACGGCAAGATCCTAAACGGCGCTCCAAAGAACAGCTTGCACTCTGATGTGGTTCGCATCTTGGTCCCGCCGTTGCCTGAGCAGGAGCGCACGCCGTATCCCACGGAGTGGTTCAAAACAGGCGTGGCATTCCTGTACGCTCTGTGTTGCTTCCTAACAACAACAGTTGTGATCTCAGTGGTGCACGAACGAGTCCCACCCAAAGAAGAGTCCCCGCCCCTGCCAGATAAATTCTTTGATCTGTTTGATCGTGTGGAGTGGGCGTTTTCCATCTGTGAGATCAATGGCATGCTGCTTGTGGGATTGTGGTTTACACAGTGGCTTCTGCTTAAACACAG GTCCATAATTGGCCGCAGGTTCTTTTTTATCGTGGGAACTCTGTATTTGTACAGATGCGTGACCATGTACGTTACGACGTTACCTGTGCCAGGCATGCACTTCAAGTGTTCCCCCAAG CTCTTTGGTGACTGGGAGGCCCAGTCACGGCGGGTAATGAAAATGATGGCAGGTGGTGGCCTATCAATCACTGGCTCTCACTCTTTGTGTGGAGATTACTTGTACAGTGGACACACAGTGATGCTGACACTAACATACCTTTTTATTAAAGAGT ATTCTCCACGGAGGTTCTGGTGGTATCACTGGATCTGCTGGTGCCTGAGTGCTGTCGGTATCTTCTGCATCTTGTTGGCTCATGACCACTACACCATCGACGTTGTGGTGGCCTACTTCATGACCACACGCCTCTTCTGGTGGTACCATACAAtggccaatcagcag GCTCTAAAGGAAAATTCCACTGGCAACCTGTTCTCTCGTGTGTGGTGGTTCAGCCCATTCCAGTACTTTGAGAGTAACGTGCGTGGCATTGTGCCTCGAAACTACCAGCTACCATTCTTGTTGCGAACGCTGACGAGCGCCCGGGTTAAGTACAGTAAGCTGGACTCCCGTGAGTCGTGA
- the LOC137090649 gene encoding uncharacterized protein yields the protein MALPDVQLLCLEQEDRLEAHTRDFLQLACLSCFPDRSLSFFYYAGLSDRSKARAPAGSPKEDFAAFVVWVLVPNNSPFTIGPAEEDSGTSTTPPPPTTGMKEVPEPTADRGDPPAAINEPEPRQRFRGVIALEPRLQRGSDQVREPATSSVMEGVLVELEGWDRSPTHQPAAVDVMRTSSGHLEELRNIFECPRFSCALRVPTHPPSSSVAVYQPFCLNHTVRHPLCSSHKQCGYASMSVHQCRLAQRISCRHCWSLPPTLHRGPLTHRLRPGSSLPRFHQTP from the exons ATGGCCCTCCCCGATGTCCAGCTTCTCTGCCTGGAGCAGGAAGACAGGCTGGAGGCACACACTCGGGACTTCCTCCAGCTCGCATGCCTTTCCTGCTTTCCGGACCGCTCGCTCAGCTTTTTCTACTACGCCGGTCTGAGCGATCGGTCGAAGGCACGCGCTCCAGCGGGCAGTCCAAAGGAAGACTTCGCCGCATTTGTGGTGTGGGTACTGGTACCTAACAACTCGCCTTTCACCATCGGGCCCGCTGAAGAGGACAGTGGTACCAGTACCACTCCACCACCGCCCACGACCGGCATGAAGGAAGTGCCTGAGCCCACCGCAGACCGTGGAGACCCGCCTGCCGCAATCAACGAGCCCGAACCCAGGCAGAGGTTTAGAGGAGTCATCGCCCTGGAGCCTAGACTACAGCGAGGGTCTGACCAGGTGCGTGAGCCGGCTACATCATCCGTCATGGAGGGAGTCCTCGTGGAGCTTGAGGGTTGGGACAGGAGCCCCACCCATCAGCCCGCCGCGGTGGATGTGATGAGGACCTCTAGCGGCCATCTCGAGGAACTGCGTAACATCTTCGAG TGTCCAAGGTTCTCCTGTGCCCTCAGAGTTCCCACCCACCCTCCCTCTTCCTCTGTCGCTGTCTACCAGCCCTTCTGCCTCAACCACACTGTCCGTCATCCCCTCTGCTCATCCCACAAGCAGTGTGGATACGCCTCGATGTCTGTCCACCAGTGTCGCCTCGCCCAGAGGATCTCCTGTCGTCACTGCTGGTCTCTTCCCCCTACACTCCACCGTGGCCCGTTGACACATCGGTTACGCCCTGGCTCCTCCCTCCCTCGGTTCCACCAGACACCCTAG
- the kcnk18 gene encoding potassium channel subfamily K member 18 — MSAKVEQERKSDAKGRCARLFWRLFPHVLLILSLMLYALLGALIFQRIENRNRYNESEQMDALVRKVVETVQNHSDTSTQKQLHHEIEHILNEFHDGKKQEWNFYSSLFFCCTVFTTLGYGRMYPLTHEGKVACILYAMVGIPLMLLVITDVGDILAVLLSKAYTRLSLFFSRCMVHRSWSLQRHEKALHPQQGQDADTDTTYMFNHVVVHKTMNIQQVISTQSSFRRTSLQLRNNKDIIDRIIVKESFRLKGSLTKSFSCPDLDRMPSPNDSSKLFTGIGEKMERFNVPLLVILLVVFAYMVVCSHILRCWERQMNHFDAFYFTFITLTTIGFGDIVPEHPKYFMVTFLFIIMGMAIMSMAFKLGQSQIISCYRRCIKCLSMGKIGIHKDLDSN, encoded by the exons ATGTCCGCGAAGGTAGAACAGGAACGAAAGTCGGACGCTAAAGGGAGATGCGCGAGACTGTTTTGGCGTTTGTTTCCTCACGTTTTACTCATTTTATCACTCATGTTATATGCGCTTTTAGGAGCGCTCATCTTTCAACGGATCGAGAACAGGAATCGTTACAATGAGTCGGAGCAGATGGATGCACTGGTGCGAAAAGTGGTGGAGACAGTGCAGAATCACTCAG ATACCTCAACCCAGAAACAGTTACACCATGAAATAGAACATATTTTGAATGAATTCCATGATGGAAAGAAGCAGGAATGGAACTTCTATAGTTCTCTTTTCTTCTGCTGTACAGTGTTCACTACTTTAG GTTATGGACGAATGTATCCACTGACCCATGAAGGAAAGGTGGCTTGTATCCTGTATGCTATGGTGGGCATCCCTCTCATGCTGCTGGTCATCACAGACGTGGGCGATATCTTAGCTGTTCTCCTCTCTAAAGCATACACTCGCCTAAGCCTGTTCTTCAGCCGATGTATGGTCCATCGCTCATGGAGTCTTCAAAGGCATGAAAAGGCATTACATCCCCAACAAGGGCAAGATGCTGATACTGACACCACCTATATGTTCAACCATGTTGTGGTGCACAAGACAATGAACATTCAGCAGGTGATAAGTACCCAGTCTTCCTTTAGACGCACATCCTTACAGCTTCGTAACAACAAAGATATTATTGACCGCATTATTGTTAAGGAGAGCTTCAGACTCAAGGGCTCTCTGACAAAATCCTTCTCATGCCCAGACCTTGACCGTATGCCTTCCCCAAACGACAGCTCCAAGTTATTCACGGGTATCGGAGAGAAGATGGAACGCTTTAACGTCCCTCTGCTGGTCATCTTGCTGGTCGTCTTTGCATACATGGTTGTCTGCAGTCACATTTTGAGATGCTGGGAGAGACAGATGAACCACTTTGATGCCTTTTATTTTACCTTCATCACCTTGACCACCATTGGCTTCGGTGATATTGTGCCTGAACACCCAAAGTATTTCATGGTTACCTTTTTGTTCATTATCATGGGCATGGCCATCATGAGTATGGCCTTTAAACTCGGCCAGTCGCAAATTATTAGCTGTTACAGGCGGTGCATAAAGTGTCTTAGTATGGGCAAGATAGGAATACACAAAGATTTAGACAGTAACTGA